The Saprospiraceae bacterium genome includes the window ACCGATTTTTATTTTATTGGCTTTATTCCTAGCTTGGGCTATAGGAATAGTAATGTCAACTTTTGCTTCATAGGAGTCATCAACCAAAGTTCTAAAGTAATGTCCAGGACTAAGGTATTGTGCAGTAGATATTGAATATCGATCTTGCTCTAAGAGTGCTGTATTGGCAAAAAACCTTAAATCAGGTTCATCTTGGGTTGTTTTCACAATATTACCTGCCCATTCTATTTTTACATTGCCAAAAGAAGGCAGTACATGAGAACCATTCGCAACAAAATCAACAAGTTCTCTTTCTCTAAAGCCTAAGGTTCTGGATTCGAAAGACTCCAAAGGCTCCGAAATGCCGAAATTCCTATAATTGCCATTCAAAAAGCGGGCTTCTTGCATTCCTTGATGACTGTAAATAGCATAAAAACTAATTTCATTATATGAGGAAGGACGAATAGATAGGCCAAATAGCCCACCTACATTGGCTTCTGCTTGGCTTCGGGTATCCCTAAGGTTGAACGTTTCTTGAAGCTCATCAGTATTCCCACCTAAATACCTATAATTAGCATTCAATGCATCACTGTAATGAGTGAAATCCCTCGAAAAATTAGCGGCAAAAAGCAGCCCTATAGGAACTGTTCCTGCTTTGATTTGATTGCCGATATTGAAAGATAAGCTATAGTTAGGTCCTACGTTACTTAAGGTAGGCGTCATTTGTGTATTAAATGATTTGGCAGCACCATCGAGGAGCGCTGCTAATTCATTGTCCCTTCGAGCTAAAGTGGAAGCCGATCGTGATAAAATGCCGGTTTCTTCTAATTTAGGATTATTTAGCGCTTCAGGTTTATTTAGGACCCCATCATTATAACCGTATTTCGCTTGTTCGCCAGCATTAAAAGTGAGGAAATTATCAATATAAGCGCTTTGGGTATTATAAGAAGAAGAGACAGAAACGCCATAGGTAAACCGCTCTGGTAGTGTCTTGATTTTTATATTGACATAGCCTCCGGTGAAATCTCCTGGCAGATCAGGGGTAAAGCTTTTGGACGCGATGATATTGTCCAATAAGTTACTAGGAATCAAATCCAATTGGGCGCTATTTCGGTAAGGGTCAATGCTAGGTAGTCGAGTGCCATTCAGTGCCGTTGTGGAGTAGCGGTCACCTAATCCTCGAACATAAACGTATTTGCCATCAACAATTGTTGTCCCTGTTACTTTTTTCAAAGCGCTGGCTGCATCGCCTGCACCTAATCTGGAAATCTCTTGAGAGGAAATGCCATCCTGGATTTTATCAGATTTTTTTTGCAGCATTAAGATCGCATTCTCTGATCTTTCTATGGCCTTAGCTTTGACAACAACGTCTAAATTTAACTCAAAAGCTTCATCAGAAACGGCAATGTTTAGATACGTGGTTTCATTTGCTTTAATTTCAACATTTTCTACTTTCTTATCGATAAAGCCAATATAGCTTATATGAATCGTGTAGATGCCAGGCTCAGTATTAAACTGGTATTTTCCATCAAAGTCAGTAGCGGTACCAATGGCTGTTCCTTCGATAAGCACATTAGCGCCGATCAGTGTTTCTCCAGACTTTTCGTCAACAATGGTTCCTGCAAGGGTACCTTGTTGTGCATAAGAAAAGTTAATCAGCCCGATTAGAAAGGGCAGAATCAAAAGATTTTTCATAGTTTGTTAAAATTGCACTAGATTATTGAAAAAAGTATGGTCTTCAACCCTAAGGCTGAAGACCAAAAAATAGTAGATTATTTTGTTACAATTAATTTATGCGATAATTGTACGCCATCGGCCTGAAGCAATACAAAGTAGTAGCCATTTGCCAATTGCGTTACATCAATTTGTGTCGAATGTTCTCCACTAATGGTCAACTGATTGTCCAAAATTTTGCTTACCAACCTACCTGTAAGGTCGTAAAGGCTCATGCTGACGTTTGTGGTTTGAGGCAATTCAAATTTTATAGTAGCTAGGTCAAAAGAAGGCGTAGGAATGGGCGCAGATAGCAAAAAACCTTTTTCTTCTTTGACCGTTTCCGTACTGGTGTAAAAATCCCCAAGGTAGCCGTATTCAGATAAGGCAGTCCAATTTCTCAACCAAAGATCTTTGCTTGGATCAAAGGCGCCTTTGAAATTGGTTACTGTGAAATAATTATCATTAATGGTAGCTATATTTTGACCGGCAGGTCCGTTTTCTTGTGGACGAGGATCAAGTCCCATATTCGTGGTTCGACTAACACCAGCTAATAAGGGGTCTTCAGCTGTATTTCCACCAGCAACTAAAACAGAAATAAGCGTTTTATTATCAGCCAAAGGTGTTTTATCATCAGAGAGGGTAGCAAAATTATTAATGTCATTACCCACGCCAAAGTCCCACCAAATGTTATTGGCAAAAGCTAAATCCCCGTTTACCAGGTTGTTATAAGCATCTCCGTCGCCAGTGATGTCCTCGACTGCTAGGCCCACACCTGGGAACTGAGTAATAATACTATTCCAGTACTCTCCACCTGCTCTGTCTCGGAAAAACAACCCAATATCACCGCCATCACCTTCAGGTGTAGCATCGACACCCGGACCAATCACCGTTGCGTTGGCTATGACTGGTTTGGAGAAAGGATCTTCGTTGTCAGGGCTAGCACCATCGTGCTCGCCGCCACGACCAGAGACATCAGTGTCAAGAATGGTAAACCAAAACTGACCTTTACCTCTCCAACCAAAATCGTAATCGTAAGAATCATCTTTGCAAAAAGCAACAGCCGCATATTTAATACTTACGGTACCACCAAACCATTCTATACCATCATCGTCATTTGCAAAAACTTCAATGTATTCAATGGTTGTGCCACTGCCAACACCACCGAGGGTGAGTCCGTTGATTTCATCACCATTGCTGATGACGGCACCACCGTGACGAATAGAAACATAGCGAAGGGTACCAGAATTATCGGTGTCATTGGTTCCACCAAATCGTGCTTTGTCCTGGTCGGCAGGAATCCCCTCGATGTTATCAGTTCCACCTGGACGAGCAATGGTAGCGTCGCCTAGTAGAATAAGTCCTCCCCACAGGCCACGATCAATGGCTTCAAGGTCATTAGGGTCTTCGATATTATCCTGTTCAGAAGTGAAAATGATAGGCTCATCAGCAGTGCCCAGGGCAAAGATTTGAGCCCCAACCGTAATAATTAAGGCCGAAGCGGCATCTCCTGTAGTCGGTGTTCCTTTACCTTTTATAATCGTACCCTCTTGAATATTCAACGTACTGCCTGCTTCCAGGAATACGTAACCATCTAACAGATAGCAATTATCTTTTGTCCAGTTATAGGTCTGACCACCCATTAAGTCGTTATCCTTAATGACGATGGGATTGGAACAGTCTGTTACAAACGGTGTTGCTAAATCTCCAATATATCCGTATTCATCAATTGCTGTCCACCCTTTTAGCCAATTGTTTTGGTTACTAAAAGCACCTCGGTAAGAAACTTGGTCGAAAAAGCCATCATTTGGAAGGGTCGCTGCACCAAATAAAGCACCGCTGGTGCCATTAGGACGAGGATCAAGCCCACCATCTGTAATTCGACTTACGCCACCAAAATCGGGTGTGAAAATCTCATTTCCACCAGCAACTAAAACAGAAATAAGCGTTTTATTATCAGCCAAAGGTGTTTTATCATCAGAGAGGGTAGCAAAATTATTAATGTCATTACCCACGCCAAAGTCCCACCAAATGTTATTGGCAAAAGCTAAATCCCCGTTTACCAGGTTGTTATAAGCATCTCCGTCGCCAGTGATGTCCTCGACTGCTAGGCCCACACCTGGGAACTGAGTAATAATACTATTCCAGTACTCTCCACCTGCTCTGTCTCGGAAAAACAACCCAATATCACCGCCATCACCTTCAGGTGTAGCATCGACACCCGGACCAATCACCGTTGCGTTGGCTATGACTGGTTTGGAGAAAGGATCTTCGTTGTCAGGGCTAGCACCATCGTGCTCGCCGCCACGACCAGAGACATCAGTGTCAAGAATGGTAAACCAAAACTGACCTTTACCTCTCCAACCAAAATCGTAATCGTAAGAATCATCTTTGCAAAAAGCAACAGCCGCATATTTAATACTTACGGTACCACCAAACCATTCTATACCATCATCGTCATTTGCAAAAACTTCAATGTATTCAATGGTTGTGCCACTGCCAACACCACCGAGGGTGAGTCCGTTGATTTCATCACCATTGCTGATGACGGCACCACCGTGACGAATAGAAACATAGCGAAGGGTACCAGAATTATCGGTGTCATTGGTTCCACCAAATCGTGCTTTGTCCTGGTCGGCAGGAATCCCCTCGATGTTATCAGTTCCACCTGGACGAGCAATGGTAGCGTCGCCTAGTAGAATAAGTCCTCCCCACAGGCCACGATCAATGGCTTCAAGGTCATTAGGGTCTTCGATATTATCCTGTTCAGAAGTGAAAATGATAGGCTCATCAGCAGTGCCCAGGGCAAAGATTTGAGCCCCAACCGTAATAATTAAGGCCGAAGCGGCATCCCCTGTAGTCGGTGTTCCTTTACCTTTTATAATCGTACCCTCTTGAATATTCAACGTACTGCCTGCTTCCAGGAATACGTAACCATCTAACAGATACACGGTATTTTTATTCCAATCGTATGTCGTGTTCCCAACAAGATCACTATCCTTAATAGTAACTACTGTTTGTGCCTGAGATTTGAAGGAAAAAATCCCCACAGAAAGTAGTAATAAGATGTAGAGCTTTTGATTCATAATTTAGATAATTTATTTATCCTAATTTTGCGCAAGATTACGCCAGCAATATAAACTAGCAATTAACGCTAGGTTAAGTTATTGTAAATTGTAGTTAACTAAGTTATAAGTAGACTTAATTCGTTTAATTAAGTCTTTGATTATGAGTAGATTGCATTATTTTCTGATTCTACCATTTGCCAATAGGCATCCAAAAAAGTAACAGCAGCCCAGCCAAATACAAAAAGCGTTGCTATCAAACCAATAATCGGATCAGCTATCAACCAATTCAGGGTTTGTGCAAAAAGCATAAGCCCTAAAAACAGAATGGAAAAGATAATAATGCTAAAAAATGGTATTTGTAAGGTTTTGACTTTGAAGGGTATCACTTGAGCAGCTGAGAGTATTTGAATAATAAAGGTATTGCCTAAGATACTGGCCAGGAAAGCCATAAAGAGCCCGACAGAGGAGCGGAACACGGGCATTTGAAAATTGTCGAAAGCTTCAAACAGTAAATAACCACAAGCGAGAGAAATAAAAAAACTCCCTAAGAAGAGGTAAATAAACCGGAACCTTTGCAATTTGATCCGATCTTTCTTGGATGTCATGATTATAAAGAGGCTTAAAAATATACTGATGGCCGTTTGGAGAATGGTAATGACACTTAGGGCAATGCTATGGGTGTCCATACTCATCAACCATTGCGCGCCAAGTAAAAGCAAAGACAAGGTTAGACTGATACATAAGGAATGTCTGGAAGAAAGGGAATACTTACTAGGAAAGGGTAAGTTTTGAATCGTGTTGCCAAAGCTGTAGATAATACCCATAGGTGCGATTGAATTTTTTCAACGCGCCAAAGGTCAAACTTAGACATTAAGTAAATGTAAAATGTAGATTAGGGATTGATTAATTTTTTGCCTTCTCGATCCTTGTTGTTTACAAAAAACCTTTAATTAGGCTGAGGTGTGGACCAGATGTTTATTTTCTTCTTTGGATAATTGATCGAGAAGGTAGCACTGGAGAAGAAGGGACTACCTAAAAGGCCATCTAATTGGTGGCCTGTCTTTTCACGGAGAAAAGAAAGATCAGTAAATAAAAATTTGGCATTATCAATGTTGTGGCCATTGACATCCACTTGGTGCAAAACAGCGGCCTTAACTTCTTTTACTTTTTGGTCCAGGCCCTGGATTTCTTCATTAGGAAGGAAATCAATTTCTTGATCGGTTAAACCTGCAAGTACTTTTTCATCCAATAGATTAGAGGCGGCCCCTGTGTCAATGCCCAAGCGAAGAATTTGGCCACCAATTTTTGCTTGAATGACTGGCAAGTGGTCATCAAGGTTAAAAGAAATACTAGCTACAGGGTTATGAAGGGAAGGAAGTTTGGTTGATTTAACATTAATAAGGTACAATAAGTTATTATCAAAATCGAGAAGTAACTCATATTGTTCCAACACATTATACCCAATCAGTCCCATTATTTTTTTGCCCGAAGCTTTTTCTAAGTGACTGATATCCAAAGCCAGGGCAGGGAGGTTTTTTCGATGGATATTGGCAAGGTTAAAGGAGGATATTTCCGTTTCTGTTACGCTTATCCCCTCGCCAAAACTGAGTGCATTTGCCTGTTTTTGCTTGAGTTCTTTTTGATTGACAAGTAACATCGGAGCGCCCGTATCCAGGATAAATTGTCCTTTTTCCCCATTCATTTCTGCTTCCAGGTAAATCATGCCTCTTACAATTTCCATAGGGATAGCCTGACTATTCTCAGGTATATTACTGGAAATAGATACCACCTTGTGATTTGGTGTATCCAAAAAGGCAATGGAGCGTTGTCCGAAAACTGAAAAACCTATGAATAAGAAGAAAAAGACCATCCACCTCATACGCATGCACTTTTTAATGTTATTTGATGTTGCCTATTTTGGGTAGGCGATTTGAATAAAGATAAGTTACCTATGAGATAAAACCAAGCTTAGGGTAAACTTTAATTTACATATATTTAACACTGAGTTAACATTGAATGTTTCACTAGTCGCTTTTTTTATTTTGTTTTTTGAGGTACGGTGGTTACTATTATGAAAAAATACCTCGAAAAACATATTTATAGCTCCTTGGAAATGTGTGAAAAGGGTAGAAGAGAGAGGGAATAGATGCCTGCTTAGGGTTTGGTCACCTTACCGTATTTGAATTTTCTTAAGGAGTAGATCATGGAAAAATTCTTTTCCTGAAAAGCATTTCCGTACCTTTGTATTCCGTAACAATATTAACGACAAGTACAGTAAGCACAACAAAAAAAGTAAAATGACAAAGTACATTTTTGTTACGGGCGGCGTAACCTCCTCTTTAGGAAAAGGCATCATTTCAGCTTCTCTGGCCAAATTGCTTCAAGCGCGCGGTTTCAACGTTACCATCCAAAAGTTTGATCCTTATATCAATGTCGACCCTGGCACCCTCAACCCTTATGAACATGGGGAGTGCTATGTCACCGATGATGGAGCCGAAACCGATTTGGATTTAGGACATTATGAGCGTTTTCTAAATAAACCGACTTCACAGGCCAATAATGTAACAACAGGCCGCATTTACCAAACGGTCATCAATAAAGAAAGGGCTGGTGACTACCTTGGTAAGACGGTTCAGGTCATTCCACATATCACGGATGAAATCAAGCGGAGGGTCCAACTATTAGGCGAATCGAATCAGTATGATATAGTGATCACAGAGTTAGGTGGAACGGTAGGCGATATCGAATCCTTACCTTATTTGGAATCCCTTCGACAGTTGCGTTGGGAATTGGGAACAGACAATTGTTTGGTCATTCACCTCACCTTGATCCCTTTTCTGAACGCTGCCAAAGAACTCAAAACCAAACCAACCCAGCATTCTGTCAAGGAGCTTTTAAATACGGGCATACAGCCAGATATTTTGGTTTGCAGAACAGAGTATCCCATCGGAATGGATATTCGACGAAAGTTGGCGCTGTTTTGTAATGTAGATGTAGGCTCCGTCATCGAAGCCATTGATGCAGAGAGTATTTATGATGTCCCATTGTTGATGCTGAAAGAAAAATTGGATAGTACCGTCATCACCAAACTACGCCTAAAAGACCGCCGTGAGCCCAACCTTGCTGCCTGGAAAACATTTCTTGGGAAACTCAAGAATCCTTCGCACGAAGTCAGGATTGGTTTGATTGGTAAATACAATGAACTGCCAGATGCCTATAAATCCATTCATGAATCATTTGTACATGCTGGCGCCGTTAATGAATGTCGGATCAAGGTAGTACCTATTCATTCAGAAGACTTGGAAGGAAACCAGGAAACGATTGGGCGTAGGCTGGAAGATTTGGACGGGATACTTGTTGCCCCGGGTTTTGGTGAAAGGGGCATCGAGGGAAAAATCAATGCCATTACTTATGTCAGGGAACACAAGGTACCTTTTTTTGGTATTTGTTTGGGAATGCAATGTGCCGTAGTGGAATTTGCCCGAAATGTTATGCATTTGGAAAAAGCTGCTTCAACAGAAATGGATGCTAAGACACCTAATCCGGTTATTGACCTGATGGCCGATCAAAAGAAGATCACGAAAAAGGGCGGAACCATGCGGCTGGGTGCCTATGATTGTGATCTTAGGCGCAAATCCCTAGCCAACCAGGCCTATGGCAAACTGAAGATAAACGAAAGACATCGTCACCGTTACGAATTTAACAACCAATATAAGGAGGAATTGGAAAAAGGCGGGTTGTTGCCAACTGGCATCAATCCCGACTCGGGTTTGGTCGAAATTGTAGAATTAAAAGATCACCCTTGGTTTGTTGGGGTGCAATTCCATCCCGAGTTGAAAAGTACCGTGGAAACGCCGCATCCTCTTTTTGTCGCCTTTGTTAAGGCTGCAATTGCGCATAAATATGAGGACCGGAATTAAGTTGCCCAGGTAAGCCATGCCACTAAAACCATCTCCAATAAGCTTGTTTTTGTGTTTTTTTCTGGCGCTATTGGGTGTCTTACTAAGTATGGACCATGTCTTCTTTTGGGATACCATACAGTTAGGTAGCAAACACGCCCATTTCTATTATGAAAATCATTTCAAGGTCCTTCTTTTACCGGAAAAAATAGATAGTGGACACCCGCCTCTTTTTGGGCTGTATTTGGCTATTTGTTGGGCGGTTTTTGGGAAAAACCTGCTCGTAAGCCACCTGTCCATGTTGCCTTTTCTTTGGTTGATCATTTATCAATGGTATCGCTTGGGAAGGTATCTAGGTGGCGTGCAATTACTTCCTTTTTTTATGCTGCTGCTCGTGGCGGACCCTGTTATGGCTGGGCAAGCCGTTTTGGTGAGTCCCGATTTGGTCTTGGTCGCTTCCTGGTTATTAGCGCTTAACGGTATTTTGCTTCAACAAAAAGAATGGAAGACCTTTGGGATAATAGGCCTGGGTTTGATCAGTATGAGGGGGATGATGCTGGGACTGATTTTATTCCTGTGGGAATGGGGCGTTTTTAGGAAAAAAGAAAAGGAGACGAGTTTCATTTCACACTTTTTTAAAACCATTTATGCCTACTTGCCAGGGGGAATGTTAGCCTTGGTATTCCTGGTTTACCACTACACGGAGACGGGGTGGATCGGTTACCACGAAAACTCCGAATGGGCGCCCAGTTTTGCGAAGGCCTCTGTGGCGCAAATCGTTAAAAATGGCTTAATACTCGCCTGGCGATTAGTCGACTTTGGGCGAATATTTGTGTGGCTTGGTTTGTTGGCCCTGGTTTGGAAACTACTTGCCCAAAAGACGTTAATCGATTTCCTTGTCCACGATAAAAAAGTGCGGCAAATAGGCTTATTATTTATCTTTACGCTTTTGGGTTTAAGCATCACTTTTATCCGATATGCAGGGTTGCAGCAGCACCGATACTTATTACCAGTATGCTTGAGTTTAAGTATTTTCTTATATTTTGTAGTGGTACATTCCCCGAGCCATTTATGGAAAATGAAAA containing:
- a CDS encoding TonB-dependent receptor, which encodes MKNLLILPFLIGLINFSYAQQGTLAGTIVDEKSGETLIGANVLIEGTAIGTATDFDGKYQFNTEPGIYTIHISYIGFIDKKVENVEIKANETTYLNIAVSDEAFELNLDVVVKAKAIERSENAILMLQKKSDKIQDGISSQEISRLGAGDAASALKKVTGTTIVDGKYVYVRGLGDRYSTTALNGTRLPSIDPYRNSAQLDLIPSNLLDNIIASKSFTPDLPGDFTGGYVNIKIKTLPERFTYGVSVSSSYNTQSAYIDNFLTFNAGEQAKYGYNDGVLNKPEALNNPKLEETGILSRSASTLARRDNELAALLDGAAKSFNTQMTPTLSNVGPNYSLSFNIGNQIKAGTVPIGLLFAANFSRDFTHYSDALNANYRYLGGNTDELQETFNLRDTRSQAEANVGGLFGLSIRPSSYNEISFYAIYSHQGMQEARFLNGNYRNFGISEPLESFESRTLGFRERELVDFVANGSHVLPSFGNVKIEWAGNIVKTTQDEPDLRFFANTALLEQDRYSISTAQYLSPGHYFRTLVDDSYEAKVDITIPIAQARNKANKIKIGGLYTATERDFSENIYNILRSQGNVYDGDADAYFGPQNTGVVATTDTRNTIGLFIADDTQAANNYFGNTSIWATYGMMTYQLSAPLKVIFGARVEGTDYYVESEAAKLNPNPENFIGDINEVDILPALHFIYALNDDMNLRASYSNTLARPNMREIAPFGSFGFIGDPTVFGNPNLTRSRVNNLDLRYEYFMKPGEMFAVSGFYKTFKDPIVMTFRPAGNPQFTWVNSSDANLYGAEIEFRKALDFISPKLARFSFSGNLAFIVSEVALDEEELARARDVDPNFADTREFAGQSPLVANANLSYTDNSKGWDAILAYNYFGDRLFSTGVEGTPDIFERGRAQLDFSVSKKIGRFQVKLRGQNLLDPNYETFSEFRGTEYIYSRYKRGGTYSVGLSYGF
- a CDS encoding T9SS type A sorting domain-containing protein, which codes for MNQKLYILLLLSVGIFSFKSQAQTVVTIKDSDLVGNTTYDWNKNTVYLLDGYVFLEAGSTLNIQEGTIIKGKGTPTTGDAASALIITVGAQIFALGTADEPIIFTSEQDNIEDPNDLEAIDRGLWGGLILLGDATIARPGGTDNIEGIPADQDKARFGGTNDTDNSGTLRYVSIRHGGAVISNGDEINGLTLGGVGSGTTIEYIEVFANDDDGIEWFGGTVSIKYAAVAFCKDDSYDYDFGWRGKGQFWFTILDTDVSGRGGEHDGASPDNEDPFSKPVIANATVIGPGVDATPEGDGGDIGLFFRDRAGGEYWNSIITQFPGVGLAVEDITGDGDAYNNLVNGDLAFANNIWWDFGVGNDINNFATLSDDKTPLADNKTLISVLVAGGNEIFTPDFGGVSRITDGGLDPRPNGTSGALFGAATLPNDGFFDQVSYRGAFSNQNNWLKGWTAIDEYGYIGDLATPFVTDCSNPIVIKDNDLMGGQTYNWTKDNCYLLDGYVFLEAGSTLNIQEGTIIKGKGTPTTGDAASALIITVGAQIFALGTADEPIIFTSEQDNIEDPNDLEAIDRGLWGGLILLGDATIARPGGTDNIEGIPADQDKARFGGTNDTDNSGTLRYVSIRHGGAVISNGDEINGLTLGGVGSGTTIEYIEVFANDDDGIEWFGGTVSIKYAAVAFCKDDSYDYDFGWRGKGQFWFTILDTDVSGRGGEHDGASPDNEDPFSKPVIANATVIGPGVDATPEGDGGDIGLFFRDRAGGEYWNSIITQFPGVGLAVEDITGDGDAYNNLVNGDLAFANNIWWDFGVGNDINNFATLSDDKTPLADNKTLISVLVAGGNTAEDPLLAGVSRTTNMGLDPRPQENGPAGQNIATINDNYFTVTNFKGAFDPSKDLWLRNWTALSEYGYLGDFYTSTETVKEEKGFLLSAPIPTPSFDLATIKFELPQTTNVSMSLYDLTGRLVSKILDNQLTISGEHSTQIDVTQLANGYYFVLLQADGVQLSHKLIVTK
- a CDS encoding retroviral-like aspartic protease family protein yields the protein MRWMVFFFLFIGFSVFGQRSIAFLDTPNHKVVSISSNIPENSQAIPMEIVRGMIYLEAEMNGEKGQFILDTGAPMLLVNQKELKQKQANALSFGEGISVTETEISSFNLANIHRKNLPALALDISHLEKASGKKIMGLIGYNVLEQYELLLDFDNNLLYLINVKSTKLPSLHNPVASISFNLDDHLPVIQAKIGGQILRLGIDTGAASNLLDEKVLAGLTDQEIDFLPNEEIQGLDQKVKEVKAAVLHQVDVNGHNIDNAKFLFTDLSFLREKTGHQLDGLLGSPFFSSATFSINYPKKKINIWSTPQPN
- a CDS encoding CTP synthase, which codes for MTKYIFVTGGVTSSLGKGIISASLAKLLQARGFNVTIQKFDPYINVDPGTLNPYEHGECYVTDDGAETDLDLGHYERFLNKPTSQANNVTTGRIYQTVINKERAGDYLGKTVQVIPHITDEIKRRVQLLGESNQYDIVITELGGTVGDIESLPYLESLRQLRWELGTDNCLVIHLTLIPFLNAAKELKTKPTQHSVKELLNTGIQPDILVCRTEYPIGMDIRRKLALFCNVDVGSVIEAIDAESIYDVPLLMLKEKLDSTVITKLRLKDRREPNLAAWKTFLGKLKNPSHEVRIGLIGKYNELPDAYKSIHESFVHAGAVNECRIKVVPIHSEDLEGNQETIGRRLEDLDGILVAPGFGERGIEGKINAITYVREHKVPFFGICLGMQCAVVEFARNVMHLEKAASTEMDAKTPNPVIDLMADQKKITKKGGTMRLGAYDCDLRRKSLANQAYGKLKINERHRHRYEFNNQYKEELEKGGLLPTGINPDSGLVEIVELKDHPWFVGVQFHPELKSTVETPHPLFVAFVKAAIAHKYEDRN